One stretch of Brachyhypopomus gauderio isolate BG-103 chromosome 10, BGAUD_0.2, whole genome shotgun sequence DNA includes these proteins:
- the trpc4a gene encoding short transient receptor potential channel 4a, protein MSQLYYRRTDSSSYRDRIPLRIVRAESELSPQEKAYLSAVEKGDYASVKQALEEAEIYFKININCIDPLGRTALLIAIENENLEIIELLLSFNVYVGDALLHAIRKEVVGAVELLLNHKKPSGGMQVPPILLDKQFSDFTPDITPIILAAHTNNYEIIKLLVQKGVSMPQPHEVRCNCVECVSGSDVDSLRHSRSRLNIYRALASPSLVALSSEDPFLTAFRLSWELQELSKVENEFKAEYEELSHQCKQFAKDLLDQTRSSRELETILNFRDDIIPLDDEGNNDLARLRLAIKYHQKEFVAQPNCQQLLASRWYDEFPGWRRRHWAGKLITCIFIGLLFPLFSLFYLIAPKSHHGLFIRKPFIKFICHTASYLTFLFLLLLASQHIVTTDSHRQGPPPTTVEWMILPWVLGFIWAEIKQMWDGGFQDYIHDWWNLMDFVMNSLYLATISLKIVAFTKYSGDKPRKEWEMWHPTLVAEALFAIANIFSSLRLISLFTANSHLGPLQISLGRMLLDILKFLFIYCLVLLAFANGLNQLYFYYETPASNKTGNCKGIRCVQQNNAFSTLFETLQSLFWSIFGLISLHVTNVDPDHEFTEFVGATMFGTYNIISLVVLLNMLIAMMNNSYQHIADHADIEWKFARTKLWMSYFEEGGTLPPPFNLIPSPKSAWYLIRWIKMHIFKSTRSKRTETFGSLSRRAAENMRINHQYQEVLRNLVKRYVAAMIRDAKTEEGLTEENFKELKQDISSFRYEVLGMMKGYKPGIQGTKANAGTSSLAYPDRPLKCSAAPPGGQLKGKLKLLSVTASMLQQNLKTNKTNVKGAEHFVANGSVPMASEIKSSDRMRDFSGLYNQIRHRGTSHPGRIYSVCEEERESDIEELRAENKNESPSDVSAQSKGNETCVLGDENEIEELKEEVEESKPLAHTPCISDEDVKDKGSESDEEIISRL, encoded by the exons ATGTCCCAGCTCTATTACCGCCGAACCGACAGCTCCTCGTACCGGGACCGCATTCCCCTGCGGATCGTGCGGGCCGAGTCCGAGCTCTCTCCCCAGGAGAAGGCCTACCTGAGCGCCGTGGAGAAGGGCGACTACGCCAGCGTCAAGCAGGCCCTGGAGGAGGCCGAGATCTACTTCAAGATCAACATCAACTGCATCGACCCGCTGGGCCGCACGGCGCTGCTCATCGCCATCGAGAACGAGAACCTGGAGATCATCGAGCTCCTACTCAGCTTCAACGTCTACGTGGGAGATGCTCTCCTCCACGCCATCCGCAAGGAGGTGGTGGGCGCCGTGGAGCTGCTACTCAACCATAAGAAGCCCAGCGGAGGCATGCAG GTTCCACCCATCCTGCTGGACAAGCAATTCTCAGACTTCACCCCAGACATCACGCCCATCATCCTTGCGgcccacaccaacaactacgagATCATCAAGCTGCTGGTGCAGAAGGGCGTATCTATGCCCCAGCCGCACGAGGTGCGCTGCAACTGTGTGGAGTGCGTGTCCGGCTCCGACGTGGACAGCCTACGGCACTCCCGTTCCCGCCTCAACATCTACCGGGCGCTGGCCAGCCCGTCGCTGGTGGCGCTGTCCAGCGAGGACCCCTTCCTCACCGCCTTCCGCCTCAGCTGGGAGCTGCAGGAGCTGAGCAAGGTGGAGAACGAGTTCAAGGCGGAGTATGAGGAGCTGTCGCACCAGTGCAAGCAGTTCGCCAAGGACTTGCTGGACCAGACGCGCAGCTCCCGCGAGCTGGAGACCATCCTCAACTTCAGGGACGACATCATTCCACTGGACGACGAGGGGAACAACGATCTGGCCCGACTCAGATTGGCTATTAAGTACCACCAGAAAGAG TTTGTAGCACAGCCGAACTGTCAGCAGCTCCTGGCATCGCGCTGGTATGACGAGTTTCCCGGATGGAGGCGGCGCCATTGGGCCGGCAAGCTCATCACGTGCATCTTCATCGGCCTCCTCttccccctcttctctctcttctactTGATTGCCCCCAAGAGCCACCACGGCCTCTTCATCCGCAAACCCTTCATCAAGTTCATCTGCCACACCGCGTCCTACCtgaccttcctcttcctcctcctcctggccTCTCAGCACATCGTCACCACCGACTCGCACCGGCAGGGTCCACCCCCAACCACCGTGGAGTGGATGATCCTCCCCTGGGTTCTAG GCTTCATCTGGGCTGAGATCAAACAGATGTGGGATGGAGGCTTTCAGGACTACATCCATGATTGGTGGAACCTCATGGATTTTGTCATGAATTCTCTATATCTAGCCACTATCTCTCTGAAGATTGTAGCTTTCACAAAG TACAGTGGCGATAAACCGCGGAAGGAGTGGGAGATGTGGCACCCCACCCTGGTGGCCGAGGCCCTCTTCGCCATCGCCAACATCTTCAGTTCGCTGCGGCTCATCTCACTCTTCACGGCCAACTCGCACCTGGGCCCGCTGCAGATCTCGCTGGGGCGCATGCTCCTCGACATCCTCAAGTTCCTCTTCATCTACTGCCTGGTGCTGCTGGCCTTCGCCAACGGCCTCAACCAGCTCTACTTCTACTACGAGACCCCTGCTTCCAACAAGACAGGCAACTGTAAGGGCATCCGCTGTGTGCAGCAGAACAACGCCTTCTCCAC GTTATTTGAGACACTGCAGTCCTTGTTTTGGTCCATATTTGGGCTTATCAGTCTGCACGTGACCAACGTGGACCCAGACCACGAGTTCACTGAGTTTGTGGGTGCCACCATGTTTGGAACGTACAACATCATTTCTCTGGTAGTTCTTCTCAACATGTTGATTGCCATGATGAACAACTCCTATCAGCACATTGCA GATCATGCTGACATCGAGTGGAAGTTTGCACGAACCAAGCTGTGGATGAGCTACTTCGAAGAAGGTGGCACGTTGCCTCCCCCGTTCAATCTAATCCCCAGCCCCAAGTCAGCATGGTACCTGATCAGATGGATTAAAATGCACATCTTCAAGAGTACGAGATCAAAGAGAACAGAGACGTTTGGGTCACTCAGT AGGAGAGCCGCTGAGAATATGCGCATCAATCACCAGTATCAG GAAGTGCTGCGGAATCTGGTGAAACGTTACGTGGCTGCGatgatcagagatgccaagacAGAGGAGGGCCTAACAGAAGAGAACTTCAAG gagctcaAGCAGGACATTTCGAGTTTTCGTTATGAGGTGCTTGGGATGATGAAAGGGTACAAGCCAGGAATACAGGGCACTAAAGCGAACGCTGGAACTTCAAGCCTTGCCTACCCTGACCGTCCTCTTAAGTGTTCAGCAGCTCCCCCTGGAGGTCAACTGAAGGGCAAACTTAAACTTCTCAGCGTCACCGCCTCTATGCTCCAACAAaatttgaaaacaaacaaaacaaatgttaaGGGTGCCGAGCACTTCGTAGCGAATGGGTCTGTCCCCATGGCTTCAGAAATAAAATCTTCCGATAGGATGAGAGACTTCTCTGGACTGTATAATCAGATTCGCCACAGAGGGACGTCCCACCCTGGCAGGATCTATTCGGTGtgcgaggaagagagggagtCCGACATAGAGGAGCTCCGGGCGGAGAATAAGAACGAGAGCCCCTCTGATGTGTCAGCTCAGAGCAAGGGCAATGAAACTTGTGTGCTCGGTGATGAGAATGAAATAGAAGAACTGAAGGAGGAGGTTGAAGAAAGCAAACCGCTAGCGCACACCCCATGTATAAGTGATGAAGACGTGAAGGACAAGGGTAGCGAAAGTGATGAAGAAATCATTAGCAGATTGTAG